The Salvelinus alpinus chromosome 21, SLU_Salpinus.1, whole genome shotgun sequence genome has a segment encoding these proteins:
- the LOC139547844 gene encoding membrane frizzled-related protein-like, producing the protein MTDLTEVSVYPESSDIYQNVFCNPAFELEGEREEKVEGLSSAGTVMSPEPVKDPAANSRGVFSVCVMRLRDSWCSWGALVVSVAAVLLVAALGLALVLIFTQLKGQSVDGEVVSTNPLDLLTGDGLPRGLPTAPTNHSQRDSTVAPQPARYPTPEARCGGVLTDSEGSFSSPNHPGSYPPDSLCVWVIRARPPSLVQIHVSSLTIEGPSPCLFDWLELQEETEQPSVVTRFCGNVAPPTVNTNSSTVWVTFRSDGSIGGSGFTAQYHAITPEQKSCSREEFMCDHGRCILPVSVCDGQPHCHDLSDEANCSHKHKECGGQKTGPYGYLATPNHPKPYPHQQLCTWRISVEEGHVIRLSFRNFSLETQDVCEFDYVEVHDSADSGTGRVLGRYCGTSLPPELTSSGPQITVVFVADEGVADSGFNASYQAISLSERTCSPPQFACSSGECLHQEWLCDGWTDCADGTDEHDCDNSTYPPFSSSCEPIEVEMCQGLSYNLTSFPNIWLSIADQREAATLLRQYMVLMELACFQPLRRLVCGMFMPHCSPQGGVLQPCRSVCSWAEQQCSQALDVFTFSWPFNCHLLPDSQDPMECSSP; encoded by the exons TGTTTACCCAGAATCCTCTGACATTTACCAG AATGTTTTCTGCAACCCCGCGTTTGAGCTTGAGGGTGAGCGTGAGGAGAAAGTGGAAGGATTAAGTTCTGCCGGTACTGTCATGTCCCCAGAACCAGTAAAGGACCCAGCAGCAAACA GCCgaggtgtgttcagtgtgtgtgtgatgcgtcTGCGAGATTCGTGGTGTAGCTGGGGGGCCCTGGTGGTCTCTGTTGCTGCTGTGCTCCTGGTAGCAGCCCTGGGCCTGGCACTGGTGCTCATCTTCACAC AACTAAAGGGGCAGAGTGTGGATGGGGAAGTGGTGTCGACCAATCCCCTGGACTTGTTGACTGGAGATGGACTGCCTCGTGGTCTACCCACAGCCCCCACCAACCACAGTCAGAGGGACAGTACAgtggccccacagccagccagataCCCTACCCCTGAAGCTA gatGTGGGGGCGTATTGACAGACTCAGAGGGTAGCTTTAGCTCCCCCAACCACCCTGGGTCGTATCCCCCggactctctctgtgtctgggtgaTCCGGGCGCGCCCGCCATCCCTGGTCCAGATCCATGTGTCCTCTCTGACCATAGAAGGACCGTCCCCCTGCCTCTTTGACTGGCTGGAGCTTCAGGAGGAGACGGAGCAACCTTCTGTTGTCACCAG GTTCTGTGGTAACGTGGCACCCCCTACTGTAAACACCAACAGCAGCACTGTGTGGGTGACCTTCCGCTCTGACGGGAGCATTGGAGGCAGTGGCTTCACCGCCCAGTACCACGCCATCACACCTGAACAGA AGAGCTGCTCCAGAGAGGAGTTTATGTGTGACCACGGACGCTGCATCCtgcctgtgtcagtgtgtgacGGTCAGCCCCACTGTCAtgacctctctgatgaggccaACTGCAGCCACAAGCACAAAG AGTGTGGGGGCCAAAAGACTGGACCCTACGGCTACCTGGCGACTCCAAACCACCCAAAGCCTTACCCTCATCAACAG TTGTGCACATGGCGGATCTCTGTCGAGGAGGGTCATGTGATCAGGCTGAGTTTCCGCAACTTCAGTCTGGAGACCCAGGACGTGTGTGAGTTTGACTATGTGGAGGTGCATGATAGTGCTGACAGCGGGACCGGCAGAGTACTCGGACG GTACTGTGGCACTAGCCTGCCTCCTGAGCTGACCTCCTCTGGGCCCCAGATAACCGTGGTGTTTGTGGCTGACGAGGGTGTAGCAGACAGTGGCTTCAACGCTTCCTACCAGGCCATCTCCCTTTCCGAGA GAACATGCAGTCCTCCTCAGTTTGCGTGCAGCAGTGGGGAGTGCTTGCACCAGGAGTGGCTGTGTGATGGCTGGACTGACTGTGCAGATGGGACAGATGAGCACGACTGTGACAACTCAACCTATCCCCCTTTCA GCTCGTCCTGTGAGCCCATCGAGGTGGAAATGTGCCAGGGCCTGAGCTACAACCTCACCTCCTTCCCCAACATCTGGCTGTCCATTGCTGACCAGAGAGAGGCAGCCACGCTGCTCCGCCAGTACATG GTGCTGATGGAGCTGGCGTGTTTCCAGCCCCTGCGCAGGCTGGTGTGCGGGATGTTCATGCCCCACTGCAGCCCTCAGGGTGGGGTGCTGCAGCCCTGCCGGTCAGTGTGCTCCTGGGCAGAGCAGCAGTGTAGTCAGGCCCTGGACGTATTCACCTTCAGCTGGCCCTTCAACTGCCACCTGCTGCCTGACTCCCAAGACCCTATGGAGTGCTCCAGTCCCTGA